The following proteins are co-located in the Candidatus Competibacteraceae bacterium genome:
- the ccoS gene encoding cbb3-type cytochrome oxidase assembly protein CcoS, which translates to MRILYLLIPMALGVIGVALWAFLWAVRTGQFDDLEGPAHRILMDDDDPRIPQCGRRQDDNKSLDDREN; encoded by the coding sequence ATGCGAATCCTGTATCTGTTGATCCCGATGGCGCTGGGGGTGATCGGCGTGGCGTTGTGGGCCTTTTTGTGGGCGGTCCGGACCGGGCAGTTCGACGATCTGGAAGGGCCGGCCCACCGCATCCTGATGGACGACGACGACCCGCGCATTCCCCAGTGCGGTCGGCGACAAGATGATAATAAGTCATTGGATGATAGAGAAAATTGA
- the birA gene encoding bifunctional biotin--[acetyl-CoA-carboxylase] ligase/biotin operon repressor BirA, with amino-acid sequence MTDTELEQALLAVLADGAAHAERELVERLSAEPATLAQAVRALRDLGLEPRTLPGDSYRLAEPLELLDRQRIAAGLSEEARTRLSRLEVYPLLDSTNAYLLARAGEEWPGGAVCLAERQQAGRGRQGRSWVSPFGAGLFASLLWRFDGPAAALSGLSLATGIAVARTLRALGVAEVGLKWPNDLLWRERKLGGILLESGASAGTLHVVAGIGLNVALPRQAALAIDQPWVDLREILGTEGVSRNRLAALLINELMEIFGRFEQGGFAGLAEEWACLDLTVGRRVRLHLPNAAVTGVVRGVDASGALLLESADGRVNTYLGGEISLRLEA; translated from the coding sequence ATGACGGATACGGAACTCGAACAGGCGCTGCTGGCGGTTCTGGCGGATGGCGCGGCGCACGCCGAACGGGAACTGGTCGAGCGTTTGTCGGCGGAGCCGGCAACGCTGGCGCAAGCGGTGCGGGCCTTGCGGGATCTGGGGCTGGAGCCACGCACCTTGCCAGGCGATAGTTACCGCTTGGCGGAACCGCTGGAGCTGCTCGACCGCCAGCGGATCGCCGCCGGGTTGAGCGAAGAGGCCCGGACCCGCTTGAGTCGGCTGGAGGTGTATCCGCTGCTGGATTCCACCAACGCTTATTTGCTGGCCAGAGCTGGTGAGGAATGGCCGGGCGGCGCGGTTTGCCTGGCTGAGCGGCAGCAAGCGGGGCGAGGTCGTCAGGGGCGTTCCTGGGTGTCGCCGTTCGGCGCCGGGCTGTTCGCTTCACTGCTGTGGCGGTTCGACGGGCCGGCGGCGGCGCTGAGCGGCTTGAGTCTGGCGACCGGCATCGCCGTGGCTCGGACCCTGCGGGCGCTGGGCGTGGCGGAGGTCGGGCTGAAGTGGCCGAACGATCTACTGTGGCGGGAGCGCAAGCTGGGCGGAATCCTGCTGGAATCCGGCGCTAGCGCGGGAACCCTGCATGTCGTGGCCGGCATCGGCCTGAATGTGGCGCTGCCGCGACAGGCGGCACTGGCCATCGATCAGCCCTGGGTCGATTTGCGGGAAATTTTGGGCACGGAAGGAGTGTCCCGCAATCGTTTGGCCGCGCTGTTGATCAATGAGTTGATGGAGATCTTTGGTCGATTCGAGCAGGGCGGCTTTGCCGGTTTGGCCGAAGAGTGGGCGTGCCTCGATCTGACCGTCGGTCGTCGAGTGCGGCTGCACTTGCCGAATGCCGCCGTGACCGGTGTCGTGCGTGGGGTGGATGCCAGCGGCGCGCTGTTGCTGGAAAGCGCCGATGGCCGGGTGAATACCTATCTGGGTGGAGAGATCAGCTTGAGGCTCGAAGCGTGA
- a CDS encoding type III pantothenate kinase, with product MILLADVGNSRIKWVSCERGEFSRRGQASHNEESWVALAESQWRGLPRPARVVIVSVAGPEAYAGLTEWIRQRWGIEAEFVASTAAACGIRNSYAEPERMGADRWVAMIAARVLTDRSCYVVDCGTAVTIDALAADGRHLGGVIIPGMRLMREALYRETRQIPPEAGEARLFGQSTRDCVWGGAVYAVASAIDGITGRMMADHGSGLCLLTGGDAEIVLPYLQGEYRWEPDLIFTGLRVIAARDQAK from the coding sequence GTGATTCTGCTGGCGGATGTCGGCAACAGCCGGATCAAGTGGGTGAGCTGTGAGAGAGGCGAGTTTTCGAGGCGCGGTCAGGCCAGCCACAATGAGGAAAGTTGGGTTGCCTTGGCGGAAAGCCAATGGCGTGGTTTGCCGCGACCGGCGCGGGTAGTGATCGTCAGCGTGGCTGGACCCGAGGCTTATGCCGGTCTGACGGAATGGATCAGGCAGCGTTGGGGGATCGAAGCGGAGTTCGTGGCCTCGACGGCGGCGGCTTGCGGTATTCGCAATTCCTACGCCGAACCGGAACGGATGGGCGCGGATCGCTGGGTGGCGATGATCGCCGCGCGGGTGTTGACCGATCGGAGCTGTTACGTGGTGGATTGCGGTACGGCGGTCACCATCGATGCCCTGGCGGCGGATGGCCGGCATCTGGGCGGGGTGATCATTCCAGGGATGCGCTTGATGCGCGAGGCGCTGTATCGGGAAACCCGGCAGATTCCCCCGGAGGCGGGAGAGGCGAGGTTGTTCGGCCAGAGTACCCGCGATTGCGTTTGGGGCGGAGCGGTGTATGCGGTTGCCTCGGCGATAGACGGTATCACCGGGCGGATGATGGCCGATCACGGTTCCGGCTTGTGCCTGCTGACCGGCGGCGATGCGGAAATCGTGCTGCCCTACCTGCAAGGCGAGTACCGGTGGGAACCGGATTTGATTTTCACCGGCTTACGGGTGATCGCCGCGCGGGATCAAGCGAAATAG
- a CDS encoding nitroreductase family protein gives MWDFFETVRHRHSVRKYQPDMPVETEKLHAILEMACAAPSAGDLQSYRIVVVSDPAEREALAQASRGQSYIAEAPVCLVFCADPTRSATTFAERGAKLYALQDATIAAAYAQLAIVAAGMGSIWIGDFEEGRVREILQLEAGLTPLALLSLGYPAELPEPSPRRWLDEVVAWR, from the coding sequence ATGTGGGATTTCTTCGAAACCGTCCGCCACCGCCATTCCGTGCGCAAGTACCAACCGGATATGCCGGTCGAAACCGAAAAACTGCATGCCATTCTGGAAATGGCCTGCGCCGCCCCATCGGCCGGCGATTTGCAGTCTTACCGCATCGTGGTGGTGAGCGACCCGGCCGAGCGGGAAGCGCTGGCCCAAGCCTCTCGTGGGCAATCCTACATCGCCGAGGCCCCGGTCTGCCTGGTGTTCTGCGCCGATCCGACCCGCTCGGCCACCACCTTTGCCGAGCGCGGCGCCAAACTGTATGCCCTGCAGGACGCCACCATCGCCGCCGCCTACGCGCAACTGGCCATCGTCGCCGCCGGCATGGGTTCCATCTGGATTGGCGATTTCGAGGAAGGGCGCGTCCGCGAGATCCTGCAACTGGAAGCGGGGCTGACACCGCTTGCCCTGCTGAGCCTGGGCTATCCGGCGGAATTGCCGGAACCCAGTCCGCGTCGGTGGCTGGATGAAGTCGTGGCGTGGCGGTAG
- a CDS encoding outer membrane protein assembly factor BamD, translating to MHRISKLLLAGPLMAVLLIGCSLLPEKIDETQGWSVQQLYSEAKDSMSSGNYKIAIEYLDKIQARYPFGRYAQQAQLDTIYCQYKDNEPDATIAAADRFIKANPRHPYVDYAYYMKGLANFNRSNSLLERLAPTDRDKTDTNTARQAYSDFAELTRKFPNSKYAEDARQRMLFLHNSLAAYEVNVADFYMRRGAYVAALNRATYVLETYARTPAAEDALSIMTQAYIKMGMPQLANDSLRVLERNYPQSPELPKLNALLKGTG from the coding sequence ATGCACCGCATATCAAAACTGCTGCTCGCCGGTCCGCTCATGGCCGTGCTGTTGATCGGCTGCTCGCTGCTGCCGGAAAAGATCGACGAAACCCAGGGCTGGTCGGTCCAACAGCTCTATAGCGAAGCCAAGGACTCCATGAGTTCGGGCAACTACAAGATCGCCATCGAGTATCTGGACAAGATCCAGGCCCGCTATCCGTTCGGCCGCTACGCCCAGCAAGCCCAGCTCGACACCATTTATTGCCAGTACAAAGACAACGAGCCGGACGCCACCATCGCCGCCGCCGACCGCTTTATCAAGGCCAACCCGCGGCATCCCTACGTGGATTATGCCTATTACATGAAGGGTCTGGCGAACTTCAATCGCAGCAACAGCCTGCTGGAAAGACTCGCGCCCACCGACCGCGACAAGACCGACACCAACACCGCCCGTCAGGCCTACAGCGATTTTGCCGAACTGACCCGCAAGTTTCCCAACAGCAAGTATGCCGAGGACGCCCGGCAGCGCATGCTGTTCCTGCACAACAGCCTGGCGGCTTACGAAGTCAACGTGGCCGATTTTTACATGCGGCGGGGCGCCTATGTCGCCGCCCTCAACCGCGCCACCTACGTATTGGAAACCTACGCGCGCACTCCGGCCGCCGAGGATGCGCTCAGCATCATGACCCAGGCTTACATCAAGATGGGCATGCCACAGTTGGCCAACGACAGTCTGCGAGTGCTGGAGCGCAACTATCCGCAATCTCCAGAATTACCGAAGTTGAACGCACTGCTTAAGGGCACCGGCTAA
- the rluD gene encoding 23S rRNA pseudouridine(1911/1915/1917) synthase RluD: MPPTERIDCQIPPTCAGMRLDQALAELLPSYSRNRLQQWLKAGRLRVDGAVRRPRDPVAGGETVSGDLEFEIETTALPQAIPLVVLYEDSDLLVIDKPVGLVAHPAAGNRDGTLVNALLHRAPELAALPRAGLVHRLDKDTSGLLVVARSPRAHTALVAQMQARAIEREYLAVINGVPVAGGTVNAPVGRHPVDRQRMAVTPGGRPAVTHYRVWRRFRAHALLRVKLETGRTHQIRVHMAHIRFPLLGDLVYGGRPRVPPGASPACIAAIQNFRRQALHAERLALSHPVSGERLEWRAEIPADLADLLGALGEDAGHKNE; the protein is encoded by the coding sequence ATGCCCCCGACCGAACGGATCGACTGTCAGATTCCCCCCACCTGCGCCGGGATGCGCCTGGATCAGGCGCTGGCGGAGCTACTGCCGAGCTATTCGCGCAATCGCCTGCAACAGTGGCTCAAAGCCGGCCGCTTGCGAGTGGATGGCGCCGTTCGCCGACCACGCGACCCGGTCGCCGGCGGCGAAACCGTGAGTGGCGATCTGGAGTTCGAGATTGAAACCACCGCTCTGCCCCAGGCGATTCCGCTGGTTGTCCTGTACGAGGACAGCGATCTGCTGGTGATCGACAAACCGGTCGGGTTGGTGGCGCATCCGGCCGCCGGCAACCGCGATGGCACGCTGGTCAATGCCCTGCTGCATCGCGCGCCGGAACTGGCGGCACTGCCGCGCGCCGGTCTGGTGCATCGGCTGGATAAGGACACCAGCGGCCTGCTGGTGGTGGCGCGCAGCCCGCGGGCGCACACCGCGCTGGTCGCACAGATGCAGGCACGGGCCATTGAACGGGAATATCTGGCGGTGATCAACGGGGTGCCGGTGGCGGGTGGAACGGTGAATGCCCCGGTCGGCCGCCATCCGGTGGACCGCCAGCGCATGGCGGTGACACCGGGCGGCCGGCCGGCGGTGACGCATTACCGGGTGTGGCGCCGCTTCCGCGCCCACGCGCTGTTGCGGGTCAAACTGGAAACCGGTCGTACCCATCAGATCCGGGTCCACATGGCCCACATCCGTTTTCCGTTGCTGGGCGATCTGGTGTACGGCGGTCGGCCGCGAGTTCCGCCGGGCGCCTCGCCGGCCTGCATCGCGGCGATCCAGAACTTCCGGCGGCAAGCCCTGCACGCGGAGCGGCTGGCGTTGAGCCATCCAGTGAGCGGCGAGCGGCTGGAGTGGCGGGCGGAAATCCCCGCCGATCTGGCGGATTTGCTGGGGGCACTCGGCGAAGATGCGGGCCACAAAAATGAATGA
- the pgeF gene encoding peptidoglycan editing factor PgeF encodes MNELLPEHLLIPEWPAPARVRAVSTTRHGGVSPPPYARLNLAGHVGDDPACVAENRRRLAAVAGLPAEPAWLEQVHGIHIVAAETVSAPVAADAAWTRAPGRPCVVMTADCLPVLLCDRAGTVVAAAHAGWRGLAGGVIAATVARLEVPPVELLAWLGPAIGPDAFEVGEEVRAVFLALDADNAACFQPSPAGRWLADIYELARRQLRGLEISAVYGGGCCTFSESKRFFSYRREQRTGRMASLIWLE; translated from the coding sequence ATGAATGAACTCCTCCCCGAACATCTGCTGATCCCCGAGTGGCCCGCGCCCGCCCGAGTGCGCGCGGTCAGCACCACCCGGCACGGCGGTGTCAGCCCGCCGCCGTATGCCCGCCTGAATCTGGCCGGGCACGTTGGCGACGATCCAGCCTGCGTTGCCGAAAATCGGCGACGGCTGGCGGCGGTGGCCGGATTGCCCGCCGAACCGGCCTGGCTGGAACAGGTCCACGGGATTCATATAGTCGCGGCGGAAACGGTGAGCGCGCCGGTCGCCGCCGATGCCGCCTGGACCCGCGCACCGGGCCGGCCCTGCGTGGTGATGACCGCCGATTGCTTGCCGGTGCTGCTGTGCGACCGGGCCGGTACGGTGGTTGCGGCGGCCCACGCCGGCTGGCGCGGCTTGGCGGGCGGGGTGATCGCCGCCACGGTGGCGCGCTTGGAGGTACCGCCGGTGGAACTGCTGGCTTGGCTGGGGCCGGCGATTGGTCCCGATGCCTTCGAGGTGGGGGAGGAAGTGCGCGCGGTTTTCCTGGCGCTGGACGCGGACAATGCCGCGTGTTTTCAGCCGTCTCCAGCGGGGCGTTGGTTGGCGGATATTTATGAATTGGCGCGGCGACAGTTGCGTGGTCTGGAGATTTCGGCGGTTTATGGCGGCGGTTGCTGCACGTTCAGCGAGTCGAAACGGTTTTTTTCCTATCGCCGGGAACAGCGCACCGGACGGATGGCGAGTTTGATTTGGCTTGAGTAA